A genomic region of Miscanthus floridulus cultivar M001 chromosome 3, ASM1932011v1, whole genome shotgun sequence contains the following coding sequences:
- the LOC136547525 gene encoding aldehyde dehydrogenase 22A1-like has product MAFWWPLLVLAAAYALCRLLLLLIPPTVPSIDVDASDVLAKEDSFIYIPRKGKAAQTDKVQCYEPATMKYLGYFPALTPDEVNEHVAQARKAQKIWAKSSFKQRRQFLRILLKYILEHQDLICEVSSRDTGKTMVDASLGEIMTTCEKITWLLDEGEKWLKPEYRSTGRSMLHKRAKVEFYPLGVIGAIVSWNYPFHNVFNPMLAAVFSGNAAVIKVSEYASWSGCFYFRIIQAALSAVGAPENLVHIITGFAETGQALVSSVDKIIFVGSPGVGKMIMKRASETLIPVTLELGGKDSFIVCEDVDLPSVVQVAVRAALQSSGQNCAGAERFYVHNDIYSSFVSQVVKIVKSICVGPPLSGRYDMGAICMMEHSEKLQSLVNDALDKGAEIAVRGSFGNLGEDAVDQFFPPTVLVNVDHTMKIMQEEAFGPILPIMKFSSDEEAIKLANDSKYGLGCAVFSGNQKRAIRIASQIHCGVAAINDFASSYMCQSLPFGGVKDSGFGRFAGVEGLRACCLVKSVVEDRLWPYIKTVIPKPIQYPVSEHGFEFQQLLVETLYGYSVWDRLWSLVNLIKMVTEQNSAPASNAKTKKRR; this is encoded by the exons ATGGCCTTCTGGTGGCCGCTGCTGGTGCTCGCCGCCGCATACGCGCTCTgccgcctgctcctcctcctcatcccgcCCACCGTCCCATCCATCGACGTCGACGCTTCCGACG TGTTGGCCAAGGAGGACAGCTTCATCTAC ATACCTAGAAAGGGTAAAGCAGCTCAGACTGACAAGGTCCAATGCTATGAACCAGCGACCATGAAATACTTGGGGTACTTCCCTGCGTTGACTCCTGATGAG GTCAACGAACATGTTGCACAAGCCAGGAAAGCTCAAAAGATATGGGCAAAAAGCAGCTTCAAGCAAAGGCGCCAGTTTCTTCGAATCCTTCTCAAGTATATTCTTGAACATCAGGATCTCATATGCGA GGTATCGTCTCGGGACACTGGAAAGACTATGGTTGATGCTTCATTAGGCGAGATAATGACCACATGTGAGAAGATTACCTGGCTTTTGGACGAGGGTGAGAAGTGGTTGAAACCTGAATACAG ATCTACTGGGAGATCAATGCTGCATAAGAGAGCAAAAGTTGAGTTTTACCCTCTTGGAGTGATTGGTGCGATTGTATCTTGGAATTATCCCTTCCATAATGTTTTTAATCCAATGCTGGCTGCAGTATTCTCCGGTAATGCAGCAGTTATAAAG GTCTCAGAATATGCGAGTTGGTCAGGCTGCTTTTATTTTCGTATCATACAAGCAGCTCTTTCAGCTGTTGGTGCTCCTGAGAATCTGGTGCACATAATAACTGG TTTTGCGGAAACAGGCCAAGCTCTTGTATCATCAGTGGACAAAATAATATTTGTGGGATCCCCTGGTGTTGGAAAAATG ATCATGAAAAGGGCATCAGAGACTCTAATACCTGTAACTCTTGAGCTTGGTGGCAAGGATTCATTTATTGTGTGTGAAGATGTAGATTTACCCAGT GTTGTTCAAGTTGCCGTTAGAGCTGCTCTACAATCTAGTGGGCAGAACTGCGCTGGTGCTGAAAGATTTTATGTTCACAACGACATCTATTCTTCCTTTGTTTCACAAGTAGTGAAGATAGTCAAATCTATATGTGTT GGTCCCCCATTATCAGGCAGATATGACATGGGTGCAATCTGTATGATGGAGCACTCTGAGAAACTTCAGAGTCTTGTTAATGATGCTCTAGACAAAGGTGCTGAAATTGCCGTCAGAGGGAGCTTTGGTAATCTTGGGGAAGACGCAGTTGATCAATTTTTCCCTCCAACTGTCCTGGTGAATGTTGATCACACAATGAAAATTATGCAAGAAGAG GCATTTGGACCGATTCTGCCAATCATGAAATTCAGTTCTGATGAAGAGGCTATCAAACTTGCAAACGACTCAAAGTATGGTCTTGGTTGTGCTGTTTTTTCTGGCAACCAGAAGCGTGCCATCAGAATAGCATCCCAAATACACTGTGGGGTTGCAGCAATCAATGATTTTGCTTCAAGTTACATGTGTCAG TCTTTGCCATTCGGTGGTGTTAAAGACAGTGGATTTGGGAGATTTGCTGGTGTAGAAGGCTTGCGAGCTTGCTGCCTTGTGAAGTCTGTTGTAGAAGATAGATTATGGCCATATATTAAAACAGTGATCCCGAAACCTATCCAG TATCCTGTCTCAGAGCATGGATTTGAGTTCCAGCAGTTGCTTGTGGAGACTTTGTATGGCTATAGCGTGTGGGACAGGTTGTGGTCCCTTGTGAATCTTATAAAGATGGTTACCGAGCAGAACTctgcccctgcttcaaatgcgaAGACAAAGAAAAGGCGATGA